The Pseudomonas pergaminensis nucleotide sequence GTGGCGTCGGCACCCGCACCGGCCGCGAGATGGGCCACCTGGCGCAAAACGGCCCCGGCGGCATGCTGGAAGTGCTGGAACAGTTGCCCGAGCAGCGCAAAGTACTCATCCACATCAACAACACCAACCCGATCCTCGATGAAGACTCCCCCGAGCGAGCGGAACTGGTGCGGCGCAACGTCGAAGTGGCTTACGACGGCATGAGCATTGAATTGTAGGAGCGACCGACATGACTGACACGCCATTGACCACCGCCGAATTCGAAGCAGCCCTGCGGGCCAAGGGCGCCTTCTACCATATCCATCACCCGTACCACGTGGCGATGTACGAAGGCCGCGCGACCCGCGAACAGATCCAGGGCTGGGTCGCCAACCGTTTCTATTATCAGGTGAACATCCCGCTCAAGGACGCCGCGATCCTGGCCAACTGCCCGGACCGCGAGATCCGCCGCGAGTGGATCCAGCGCTTGCTCGATCACGATGGCGCCCCCGGTGAGGACGGCGGTATCGAAGCCTGGCTGCGCCTGGGCCAAGCGGTGGGCCTCGACCCAGACCAACTGCGCTCCCAGGAACTGGTATTGCCCGGTGTGCGTTTTGCCGTGGATGCCTACGTCAACTTCGCCCGCCGCGCCAGCTGGCAGGAAGCCGCCAGCAGCTCACTGACAGAGCTATTCGCGCCGCAGATCCACCAGTCGCGCCTCGACAGTTGGCCGCAGCATTACCCGTGGATCGACCCGGCCGGCTACGCATATTTCCGTACCCGCCTCGGCCAGGCCCGCCGCGATGTGGAACACGGTCTGGCGATCACCCTGCAGCACTACACCACCCGCGAAGGCCAGGAACGCATGCTGGAAATTCTCCAGTTCAAACTCGACATCCTCTGGAGCATGCTGGATGCCATGAGCATGGCCTACGAACTCAAACGCCCGCCGTATCACAGCGTGACCGAGCAGCGGGTGTGGCATAAAGGGATCATCCTATGAGCTTTGATCGCAGCAGAATACCGACCTGGCGCCAGGGCTATCGCTACCAGTACGAGCCCGCGCAAAAGGGCCATGTGCTGCTCTACCCCGAGGGCATGATCAAGCTCAATGACAGCGCCGCGCTGATCGGTGGTTTGATCGACGGCGAGCGCGACGTGGCGGCGATCATCGCCGAGCTGGATAAACAATTCCCTGGCGTGCCGGAGCTCGGCGAAGACATCGAGCAATTCATGGAGGTCGCCCGTGCTGAGCACTGGATCACCCTTGCCTGAGAAACCAGCCATCGGCCTGCCGCTGTGGTTGCTGGCCGAGCTGACCTACCGCTGCCCGTTGCAGTGCCCGTACTGCTCCAACCCGTTGGACTTTGCCGAACAGGGCAAGGAACTGACCACCGAGCAGTGGTTCAAGGTGTTTCGCGAAGCCCGCGAGATGGGTGCCGCGCAGCTGGGTTTTTCTGGCGGTGAACCACTGGTGCGCCAGGACCTTGCCGAGTTGATCGCCGAGGCCCGCAAGCTGGGGTTCTACACCAACCTGATCACCTCCGGCATCGGCCTGACCGAGCAGAAGATCAGCGACTTCAAGAAGGCCGGGCTCGACCATATCCAGATCAGCTTCCAGGCCAGCGACGAACAGGTGAACAACCTGCTGGCCGGCTCGAAAAAAGCCTTCGCGCAAAAGCTGGAAATGGCCCGCGCGGTGAAGGCGCACGGCTACCCGATGGTGCTGAACTTCGTCACCCATCGGCACAATATCGACAAGATCGACCGCATCATCGAGCTGTGCATTGCGCTTGAGGCGGACTTTGTCGAACTCGCCACCTGCCAGTTCTACGGCTGGGCGCAGCTCAATCGTGTGGGCTTGTTGCCAACCCAGGAACAACTGGTGCGCGCCGAACGCATCACCAACGAATACCGCGCCAAGCTCGAAGCTGAAGGCCACCCGTGCAAGCTGATCTTCGTTACACCGGATTACTACGAAGAGCGCCCGAAAGCCTGCATGAACGGCTGGGGCAGTATCTTTCTGACAGTAACACCGGACGGCACCGCCCTGCCCTGTCACGGCGCCCGTCAGATGCCGGTGCAATTTCCCAACGTGCGCGAGCACAGCATGCAGCACATCTGGTACGACTCGTTTGGCTTCAACCGCTTTCGTGGCTACGACTGGATGCCCGAGCCGTGCCGTTCATGCGATGAAAAAGAGAAGGACTTCGGCGGCTGCCGTTGCCAGGCCTTCATGCTCACGGGGGATGCGAGCAATGCCGACCCGGTGTGCAGCAAGTCCGAGCAGCACGGCATCATCCTGCAAGCGCGGGAAGAGGCCGAACATGCCACCCAGACCATCGAGCAACTGGCCTTTCGCAATGAGCGCAACTCACGGCTCATCGCAAAAGGCTGAACGCCTCAGCGCTTGGCGATGATGTACACGGCGTGGATGATGCCTGGGAAGTAACCGCACAGGGTCAGCAGAATATTCAGCCAGAACGCACCGCCGAAACCCACTTGCAGGAACACACCCAGTGGCGGCAGCAGAATGGCGATGATGATACGAATGATGTCCATGGGTAAGCTCCAAAAAATCGGCTCGTGTGAGCCGTGTAGCTAATCGACCTTGGGCGTTCGTGAGGGTTCAGTGGGATCTGGCGTTGGGCCATCCATCGTTGTTGCGCAGACAAAAAAACGCCCCCAGCCAAAAGAATCAGGCCGGAGGCGCCGCGTAGTCCGCGAGACGGTTCAGGAATAGGGCGTTAAACGGCGATGCCCTTGCGGCACTGCAGCTGTGCAGTGCGTACGCGGGAGAAGGCGCGGGCCAGGCGCAGGAGCATTTCGTCGATGTTGCTTTTGCTCACGGTCAGGGCCGGGGTGAAGCGCAGGCAGTCAGGTTGCGGGGCATTGATGATCAGGCCTTCGTGCAGGGCAGCTTTTACGACGGCTTGCGCCGAATCATCCGACAGCGTCAGGCCCCACATCAGGCCGTGACCGCGCAATTGACCGTGGTCGTAGCGGTAGGCCAAGCGGGCCAGGCCTTCGCCAAGGTAAAGGCCGGACTCACGCACTTGCTCCAGGAAGCCGTGCTCCAGCACGGTATCGAGCACGGCAACCCCGGCTGACGCCATCAGCGCATTGCCATGATGGGTGCCATCCAGTTCGCCCACTTCGAAACAGCAGGCCTTGCCGCGTGCCAGCAGCGCCGCCAGGGGCACGCCGCCGCCCAGGCCTTTGCCCAGGGTGATGATGTCAGCCCGTACGCCGTATTGCTGCTCGGCGAGCAGAGTGCCGCAGCGGCCAATACCAGTGTGCACTTCGTCGAGGATCAGCAGGATGCCCAATTCGCGACACAGGCGCTCGACCCCTTTGAGATAGTGCTCCGTCGCGGGGACCACGCCGGCCTCACCCTGGATCGGCTCAAGCATGATCGCAACGGTTTGCGCATCGACTGCCGCATGCAGCGCTGGCAGGTCATTGAAGGGCACATGGCTGAAGCCCGGCAGGTGTGGTTCAAAACGATTGCCACGCTCACTCGCCGACGCCGACATCGCCGCAAAGCTGCGGCCGTGGCAACCACTGCTCGCGCTGATGATGCGGTAGGCGCCACCGCGATGCAGTTGCCCCCATTTGCGCGCCAGCTTGATCGCCGCTTCGCAGGCTTCCGCGCCGCTGTTGAGCAGGTACGCCTGGTCGCAGCCGGTGCGGTGGCACAGGCGATCAACGAGGTTGAGTTGGGTGCGGTTATGCAGGCCGCTACCCGGATTGATCAGCGCCTGGGTCTGATCGGCCAGGGCCTTGATCAACACCTGTGGGCTGTGGCCGAGGCTGTTGGCTGCGCCGCCCTGGCTGAAGTCCAGGTAAGCGCGGTCATCGCTGTCCCACAGCCAGGAGCCCTGGCCGCGCACAAACACTTGAGCCGGCCGCGCCACTGTGGGCATCAGCGATTCGCTGGAAGGACTGTCGCCTGGTGTATCGAGGATCAGGTCGTCGAGGCTCGGCGCGGGACGGCGCATATTGAACAGGTTCACACCTCACCCCCGCTGGCAACCGGACCTTGGTCGGTAGACACCCTGTGCCCTGGCCGGAAATTGTTTGCCTTGCCTATGTAAACGCTATCAACATAAACGCTGTTCATTGCCCGATCCGGCCCTGTAAGCCCTGCGAATAGGCGCTAGACTAGGCGTCTCGGGGGCCAACAGCCATTTCGTTTTTCCAGCTTTTTCGATAAGTAAGTCTTATGGATTTCAAGCAACTGCGTTATTTCGTCGCGGTGTATGAGGAAGGCCACGTAGGCCGTGCCGCGGAGCGTCTGTCGATCTCCCAGCCGGCGCTGTCTCAGCAGATTCGCCAGTTGGAACAGAACCTGGACGTGAGCCTGTTCGAACGCAGCAGCAAGCGCCTGCTCCCGACACTGGCGGCGCACACGCTATACAACCATGCCCTGCCGCTGATCGATGGTCTGCAGCAGGCGGTTGAAGCGCTGCGTAACTTCAAGGGCCAGGCGATGCGCACGTTGGCCATTGGCGTACTGCAAACCGTGCACACCAGCCTGGTCCCGCAGATGCTCGAACGCGTGCGCAAGGCTCAGCCGCACTTGGTGGTGCAGATCTACGAATTGACCGGGCTTGAGATCGAACGGCGGTTGCTGAACGGTTCGCTGGATATCGGCATCAGCTATTTGCCGCCACGCCAGCCGGGGCTGCATGGCGTGTTGCTGTATGAAGATGAGCTGAAAGTGGTCATCCCCGAGGACCACCCGTTGCGCGAATTCAAGAAAGTCTCGCTGAAGCAGGCGGCCGAGTTGCCCATGTTGCTGCTCGGGGAAGAGTTCCAGGTGCGACAGATCTGGCAGGGCCAACTGTCCAACCTCGGACGGCGCCCGCAAGTGCAGGCGGAGCTCAATACCATGGTGGGGATTCTCGACAGCTTGCCGCACACAAAACTGGCGACCGTGCTTCCGGGGCGCTCCCAAGACGAGCACAACAGCCAGTTGCTGCTGTGGAAACCCTTGAGTGAACCCAGGGTGCCGTTGAAAGTGGGGTTGGTGTGCCGCGATGTGCAGCGCCAGCAGGCGACGGTGGCGCTGCTGCGCACTTTGCTGGAAGACGTGATGAATGCCCCGCAGGCGCCTGCCTGACTTTTTCGCGGGCAAAAGAAAACCCCGCCGAAGCGGGGCTTTGCAGACTGTTTCCCTGACATCCATTTCACTCCGCCTTCCTGGCAGAATCCTACGTGTCCGTGTTGTTGCTTTGCGCTTCCTGCGCGACGTCCATGTGAAGTAGATTATCCGTGGATCCAATCTGGCGATAGAGGACGAATAGCAGCACGTCATGTAAGAGAATGCTTACACGCCCTCCAATCCCTTAAAACAGGGCTTCATCCAGCAAGAACAGCGATTCGCTACCGGATTTTACCGACGCACTCAGCGAGTGAATGCGTGGCAACAAGCGCGCAAAGTAGAAGCGCGCGGTGCCCAGCTTGCTGGCGTAGAAATCTTCTTCCGATTCCTTGCCCAGCGCGGCCTTGGCCATGCGTGCCCACATGTAGGCGTAGGCCATATAGCCAAAGGCGTGCAAGTACTCCACCGACGCTGCGCCGATTTCGTTCGGGTTGGTCTTGGCGCGATCCAGCACCCAGGCGGTCAACTCATCCAGGTTATCCACGGCCGCGCTCAACGGCTTAGTGAATTCACCCAGCTCGGTACCCGCCGAGGCAATGAACGCGCGGATCTCATCGGCGAACAAGGTGTAGAACGCCCCGCCGCTGCCGACGATCTTGCGGCCCATCAGGTCCAAGGCCTGGATACCGTTGGTGCCTTCGTAGATCTGGGTGATGCGCACATCCCGCACCAGTTGCTCCTGGCCCCACTCGCGAATGTAACCGTGGCCACCAAACACTTGTTGACCGAGCACGGTGGTTTCCAGGCCCAGGTCGCTCAAGAACGCCTTGGCCACCGGGGTCAATAACGCAACCAGGTTATCGGCGCGCTCACGGGCTGCGGCATCATCGCTGAACTTGGCGATGTCCAGTTGCGTCGCCACATAGGTGGAGAACGCACGGCCACCTTCGTTCGCGGCCTTCATGGTCAGCAACATGCGGCGCACGTCCGGGTGCACGATGATCGGGTCGGCCACTTTGTCTTTATGCTGTGCGCCGGTCGGTGCACGGCTTTGCACGCGGTCGCGCGCATATTCAATGGCGTTCTGGTAGGAACGCTCGCCGGACGCCAGGCCCTGAATGCCCACACCCAGACGCTCGTAGTTCATCATGGTGAACATCGCCGCCAAGCCACGGTTCGGCTCACCCACCAGGTAGCCCACGGCTTCATCGAAGTTCATCACGCAGGTCGCCGACGCCTGGATCCCCATCTTGTGCTCAATGGAACCGCAGCTCACGGTGTTGCGTGCGCCCAGGCTACCGTCGGCATTGACCATGAATTTCGGCACCAGGAACAGCGAGATACCCTTTGGACCGGCCGGTGCGTCCGGCAGCTTGGCCAGCACCAGGTGGATAATGTTGTCGGTGAGGTCGTGTTCACCCCCGGTGATAAAGATTTTGGTACCGCTGACTTTGTAGGAACCGTCCGCCTGCGGCTCGGCCTTGGTGCGGATAATCCCCAAGTCAGTACCGGCGTGGGCTTCGGTCAGGCACATGGAGCCGGCCCATTCACCGGAATACATCTTCGGCAAATAAGCGGCTTTCAGTTCTTCGCTGGCGTGGGTGTTGATCGATACGCAGGCGCCGGAGGTCAGCATCGGGTACAAACCGAACGCCAGGCTCGACGAGTTGATCATCTCTTCAACCTGGGCCGACACCGCCTTGGGCATACCCATGCCGCCGAACATCGGGTCACCACCTACCCCAACCCAGCCGCCTTCGGCATAGGTTTTGTAGGCCTGTGGAAAACCGTCCGGGGTGAACACCGCCGTGTTGTCCCAGCGGCAACCTTGTTCATCGCCGCCGCGGCTGAGCGGGGCGATGGACTTGGCGGTGACCTTGCCGGCTTCTTCGAGGATGGCCTCTACGGTTTCGGCGTCAACGGTGTCTGCCAATGCCGGCAATTGGGCCCAAGTGGTGGCGACCTCAAAGACTTCGTTGAGGACGAAGCGCATATCACGCAGCGGCGCTTTGTAATCAGCCATGGCAAACCTCGTGAGAACATGAAAAGTGATTCGGTAGGATCGGTTTTACAGGCCCCGAGTGTACCCGAACAACTTTTCAGACACATAGGGTCTACTTGTGACTGATAGGTATTTTTAAGTCATCACAGCGCAAATGCCTCCGCAGGCAGACTCATCAGGCATTCGCTGCCCGCTTCCACAGCCGCGCGGTGGGTGGCGGTGCGCGGCAGCAGCCGCTTGAAGTAGAAGTCGCACGTGGCCAGCTTGGCCTTGGCAAAGTCGGTGTCATCGTGGGCCAAGGCCGCAATAGCCATGCGCAACCACAGGTAGGCGAGAATGACGTAGCCGCTGTACATCAGGTAATCCACGGCCGCCGCGCCCACTTCATCAGGGTTCTTCATCGCGGCCATGCCGACTTTGGTGGTCAGTTCGCCCCACTCCCCGTTCAGTTGGTTGAGTTGCGCCACATAGCCCTTGAGCTGCGGGTGCTCGGCATTCGCCCCACAGAACTTATGCACAATCTTGGTAAAACCACGCAGCAGCTTGCCCTGGCTGCCCAGCACCTTGCGCCCCAGCAGGTCGAGGGCCTGGATGCCATTGGTGCCCTCGTAGATCGGCGCAATCCGCGCATCGCGTGCCAGTTGTTCCATGCCCCATTCACGGATGTAACCGTGGCCGCCGAAAACCTGCATGCCGTGGTTGGTCACCTCCAGCCCGGTGTCGGTCATGAAGGCTTTGCAAATAGGTGTGAGAAACGCCAACAGGTCCTCGGCGTCCTGGCGCTGGGTGGCGTCGCTGCTCAGGTGCGCCGTGTCGAGCAATTGTGCGGTGAAGTAGGTCAGTGCGCGGTTGCCTTCGTTAAAGGCCTTCATGGTCAGCAGCATGCGGCGCACATCAGGGTGCACAATGATCGGGTCGGCGGCTTTTTCCGGGGCCTTGGCGCCGGTCAGCGAGCGCATCTGCAGGCGGTCGTTGGCGTATTTGATCGCCCCCTGGAAGCTCGCCTCGCCATTGCACAAGCCCTGCATGCCAGTGCCCAGGCGGGCATGGTTCATCATGGTGAACATGCAGTTGAGGCCCTTGTTCGCCTCGCCGATCAGGAAGCCCTTGGCGCCATCAAAGTTGAGCACGCAGGTCGCCGACCCCTTGATGCCCATCTTGTGTTCGATAGAACCGCAGTGCACCGCGTTGCGCGCGCCGGTATCGGCATGGAACTTGGGCACGATAAACAGTGAGATCCCCTTGGTGCCCGCCGGCGCATCCGGCAGCTTGGCCAGTACCAGGTGGATGATATTGGCGCTCATGTCGTGTTCGCCGGCGGAGATGAAGATCTTGCTGCCGGTGACCGCGTAGCTGCCGTCCGCCTGGGGCACGGCGCGGGTCTTGATCAGGCCCAGGTCGGTGCCGCAGTGGGCTTCGGTGAGGCACATGGTGCCGGTCCATTCGCCGGCGGTGAGTTTGGTGAGGAACGTGTCTTTCTGCTCGGCGGTGCCATGGGCATGGATCGCCGACATCGCCCCGTGGGTCAGCCCTGGGTACATGCCCCAAGAGGTGTTGCTGGAGCCGATCATCTCGCTGAGTACCAGGCCCAATGACTGCGGCAAGCCCTGGCCACCGTAGGCCGGGTCCGCCGCCACGCCGTGCCAGCCGCCTTCCACGTACTGGGCGAAGGCTTCCTTGAAGCCTTTGGGTGTGGTGACGACGCCATTGTCGAAATGGCAGCCTTCTTCATCGCCACTGCGGTTGAGCGGTGCGAGCACGTTCTCGCAGAATTTCGCACCTTCTTCGAGGATCGCGCCGACCATGTCCGGGCTGGCATCGGTCGCGCCCAATGCGGCGTAGTGGCCGTGGAAATCAAACACGTTGTCGATCAGAAAGCGCATGTCGCGAAGGGGAGCTTTGTACTCAGGCATGGCAATGTCTCCGTCAGCAGATGGTTTCAACCTACTGCCAGCCACTGCCGCGAACAATCACTGTAGAACCGCTGAATACACCACCATCACTCAACCGGCAGCGCTCTCCATGCGCACTGCGCCGCGCCGGGTTTGCCCGGCCGCCACCACGCAGTTGCGCCCCGCGCCCTTGGCGGCGTACAGCGCCTGGTCGGCGGACTTGAGTACTTCCTCCGGCGTGCGCTGCTCGGCCTGGCGTTCGGCCACACCGATACTGATGGTCACCGACACACTGGAAGCGCCGCTGCCCGAACGACGCTGACGCCCCTGTTGATCGTCCTGGGGACGGTCCGAATTACGCAGCTTGATGTCGTAGTCGGCAATGATCTCGCGGATCTCTTCCAGGTGCGGCAAGCATTCCTCCACCGTCTTGCCGGCGAACACCACGGCGAACTCTTCACCGCCGTAGCGGTAGGCGCGCCCGCCGCCGTTGACCTTGGACAGCTTACTCGCCACCAGCCGCAGTACTTGGTCACCGACATCATGGCCATGGGTGTCGTTGAAGCGCTTGAAGTGGTCGACGTCGCTCATCGCCAGCACATAATTGCGCCCCAGGCGCTGCATGCGCTCGTTCAACGCGCGACGCCCCGGCAGGCCGGTCAGCTCATCGCGGAAGGCCATTTGATAAGCCTCATGGGCCACGCCGGCGGCGATCATCAACATCACCTGGCTGCACATGATGTTTAGGGTGAACGGCAAGATGAAGGTCTGCGGCAACATCCAGAATAGGCCCAGCAGGCCCACCAGTTGCGCCGCATGCAGCGGGCGCGGTTGGTACCAGTATTGCGCCGCCAGGGTCAGGAAGCCGATCAGGAACATCGGGTAAGACAGTTGGATCAGGCTCATCCAACTGCCGTGCAGCGCCGGCCAGCGAATCTCCGCCAGCCAATTCAGCACCGCCTGGGGATAACTCTGCTCCAGCGCCAAGGCCACGCTGCCGATCGCCAGCAACACCGCACCACGCGCGACGAAGTCACGAAACAGGTGGGTCTTCTCCTGCCACAGCGCGTAGATGCTGAACAGCAACGGCAGCAACAGGCAGCACAAGTGGAACACCACGGCCGCGTCTTCGCGCACACGTCCGTTGTCGCGGTAGAAGTCGGTCTGGGTATCCAGCAGGAAGTAGGCGATGTACACGGTGATCATCAAGAACAGTTCACGCTGACGGCGGTACACCGCGCAGTACGAACCGCCGAGCAACAGCACCAGGGTCGGCAACACATTGAACAGCGAGGTGAAGAAGACGTTGAGGTCCTTGACGTACGCAGCCGAGAGCCCCGCCAGCAAGAGCAGCAACGAAGGAAGAAAGTGACTGAACCGTACAACGGACACGCGTGACAAGGGTAAAACTCCGACCCGCAAAAAATGATGGCACTGTGCCTTTATGCGAACAGTTAAGCACACCCTGCCGCACATGTATCACATTGCCATCACTGTAACGGCAGCCGGCGACAATCCCTGAGCGCTGTACTGCGGTTTTTTATCGCCCACAAAAAAGCCGCCGCTCCCGTAAAGGAGCGGCGGCTCTGGAAGTGAACCCGGTGAGGCTTAGTAAGCCAGGCCGAAGTCTTCTTCTTTCATGTCCATCAGGTTGTTGGCGCCCGACAGCATGGTGGCCACGTGAGTGCGGGTACGCGGCAGGATGCGCTGGAAGTAAAAGCGCGCGGTCTGCAGCTTGGCGGTGTAGAACGCCTCTTCGGTAGTGCCGGCCGCCAGTTTTTCGGCAGCCAGGCGCGCCATGTCGGCCCAGAAGTAAGCCAGGCACGCATAACCGGAGTACATCAGGTAGTCCACCGAGGCGGCACCCACTTCTTCGCGGTCTTTCATCGCGGCCATGCCGACCTTCATGGTCAACTCGCCCCACTCTTTGTTCAGTGCAGCCAGCGGTGCAACGAATTCTTTGACGGCTTCGTTGCCTTCGTTGGCCTGGCAGAACTTGTGCACGATCTTGGTGAAGCCCTTGAGCGCTTCGCCCTGGGTCATCAGCACTTTACGGCCCAGCAGGTCCAAGGCCTGGATGCCAGTGGTGCCTTCGTACAGCATCGAAATGCGGCTGTCGCGAACGTTCTGCTCCATGCCCCACTCGGCGATGAAACCGTGGCCGCCGTAGATCTGCACGCCGTGGTTGGCCGATTCAAAACCAACTTCGGTCATGAACGCCTTGGCGATCGGAGTCATGAAGGCCAGCAGGCCGTCGGCCTGCTTCTTGGCCTCGTCGTCGGTGCCGTATTTGACGATGTCCACTTGCTTGGCGGTGAAGTACACCATCGCACGGTTGCCTTCGGCGAAGGCTTTCATGGTCAGCAGCATGCGGCGCACATCGGGGTGCACGATGATCGGGTCAGCGGCTTTGTCCGGAGATTTCGGGCCGGTCAGGGAGCGCATTTGCAGGCGATCACGCGCGTATTTCAAGCCGCCCTGGAAGCCGATCTCGGCGTGGGACAGGCCCTGCAGCGCGGTGCCCAGGCGAGCGGTGTTCATAAAGGTGAACATGCAGTTCAGGCCTTTGTTCGCCGGGCCGATCAGGAAACCGGTGGCTGCGTCGAAGTTCATCACGCAGGTGGCGTTGCCGTGGATGCCCATCTTGTGTTCCAGGGAACCGCAGGACACGGCGTTGCGCTCACCGATGGAGCCATCGGCGTTCGGCAGGAACTTCGGCACGATAAACAGCGAGATGCCTTTGGTGCCGGCCGGTGCATCCGGCAGGCGGGCCAATACGATGTGGACGATGTTATCGGCCATGTCGTGTTCACCGGCCGAGATGAAGATCTTGGTGCCGGAGACTTTGTAGGAACCATCAGCCTGAGGCTCGGCCTTGGTGCGCAGCATGCCCAGGTCGGTGCCGCAATGTGGCTCGGTCAGGCACATGGTGCCGGTCCATTCGCCCGACACCAGCTTGGTCAGGTAAGCCTCTTGCTGCTCGGGGGTGCCGTGCTCGGAGATGGTGTTCATCGCACCATGGGACAGGCCTGGGTACATGCCCCACGACCAGTTGGCGGCGCCAACCATTTCGCTTACCGCCAGGCCCAGGGATTCCGGCAGGCCTTGGCCACCGTGCTCCACGTCGTGGGCCAGGCTTGGCCAGCCGCCCTCGACGAATTGTTTGTAGGCTTCTTTGAAACCCGTAGGGGTCTTAACGCCTGACTCACTCCAGGTGCACCCTTCGATGTCGCCCACGCGGTTCAACGGTGCCAGTACTTGCTCACAGAACTTGGCGCCTTCCTCAAGGATGGCGTCAACCATGTCCGGGGTAGCGTCCTGGCAAGCCGGCAGGCTCTGATAGTGCGCTTCATAGCCAAGCAGTTCGTCACGAACGAAGCGAATATCACGCAAGGGGGCCTTGTAGTCAGGCATAGCGATAAACCTCTGCTGATGTATCTGGAATGAACAACCGCGTGGAATTGTGCTGTGGCGGTCAAACAGGTGTTTGAAACATACGTTTACCACCTGGGGATGTCAAGCGTCGTCCGGGCGCCGTTTGTCATGACGTGAATCAATCGCGCAAGGGCAACGCCTGCGGCGAGATGCCACACGAACGATCAGGAGAGAAACAGGACTGTTGGAGTTGGCTTGCCTGCGATACAGGCGCCGCGTTAAATCAGTGAAAACGATTAGATGCTATCGCAGGCAAGCCAGCTCCCACTTAAAGCGAGAGCCGACTGGCATGTAGAGGGGGGGTTAAGCGTAGGTGTCGATCAAGGTACCGAGCATTTCATCCGAAGCCTTGGCGACTTTTGCACCCAGCTCCACTTGGAATTTACCTTGGGCCATTTCCACCATATTGCTTGCCGAGTTGGACGGTTGGGCCCGATCGTTGGCTTGCAGACGGTCGCTTTGCGCATCCGATGGCTGGGTGGTCGCGGCGCTGGCAATTTTGCCGGCGGCCTGGTCGACACGGTTCTGCCCGGCCTGAATAGTGCTCAGCCCCGAGTAAAACGCGCTGCTTCCAGAGATTTCCATGGCGTAAGCCTGCCTTTAGAGAATCGTGAAGTTGAATTGAAGCAGATATCCCGGCAAACAGCCCGTCAAAAACACTAATGGCATAATGCCTTGCTGATAGCCAA carries:
- the pqqC gene encoding pyrroloquinoline-quinone synthase PqqC, with product MTDTPLTTAEFEAALRAKGAFYHIHHPYHVAMYEGRATREQIQGWVANRFYYQVNIPLKDAAILANCPDREIRREWIQRLLDHDGAPGEDGGIEAWLRLGQAVGLDPDQLRSQELVLPGVRFAVDAYVNFARRASWQEAASSSLTELFAPQIHQSRLDSWPQHYPWIDPAGYAYFRTRLGQARRDVEHGLAITLQHYTTREGQERMLEILQFKLDILWSMLDAMSMAYELKRPPYHSVTEQRVWHKGIIL
- the pqqD gene encoding pyrroloquinoline quinone biosynthesis peptide chaperone PqqD, which gives rise to MSFDRSRIPTWRQGYRYQYEPAQKGHVLLYPEGMIKLNDSAALIGGLIDGERDVAAIIAELDKQFPGVPELGEDIEQFMEVARAEHWITLA
- the pqqE gene encoding pyrroloquinoline quinone biosynthesis protein PqqE, translating into MPEKPAIGLPLWLLAELTYRCPLQCPYCSNPLDFAEQGKELTTEQWFKVFREAREMGAAQLGFSGGEPLVRQDLAELIAEARKLGFYTNLITSGIGLTEQKISDFKKAGLDHIQISFQASDEQVNNLLAGSKKAFAQKLEMARAVKAHGYPMVLNFVTHRHNIDKIDRIIELCIALEADFVELATCQFYGWAQLNRVGLLPTQEQLVRAERITNEYRAKLEAEGHPCKLIFVTPDYYEERPKACMNGWGSIFLTVTPDGTALPCHGARQMPVQFPNVREHSMQHIWYDSFGFNRFRGYDWMPEPCRSCDEKEKDFGGCRCQAFMLTGDASNADPVCSKSEQHGIILQAREEAEHATQTIEQLAFRNERNSRLIAKG
- a CDS encoding YqaE/Pmp3 family membrane protein; amino-acid sequence: MDIIRIIIAILLPPLGVFLQVGFGGAFWLNILLTLCGYFPGIIHAVYIIAKR
- a CDS encoding aspartate aminotransferase family protein, which gives rise to MNLFNMRRPAPSLDDLILDTPGDSPSSESLMPTVARPAQVFVRGQGSWLWDSDDRAYLDFSQGGAANSLGHSPQVLIKALADQTQALINPGSGLHNRTQLNLVDRLCHRTGCDQAYLLNSGAEACEAAIKLARKWGQLHRGGAYRIISASSGCHGRSFAAMSASASERGNRFEPHLPGFSHVPFNDLPALHAAVDAQTVAIMLEPIQGEAGVVPATEHYLKGVERLCRELGILLILDEVHTGIGRCGTLLAEQQYGVRADIITLGKGLGGGVPLAALLARGKACCFEVGELDGTHHGNALMASAGVAVLDTVLEHGFLEQVRESGLYLGEGLARLAYRYDHGQLRGHGLMWGLTLSDDSAQAVVKAALHEGLIINAPQPDCLRFTPALTVSKSNIDEMLLRLARAFSRVRTAQLQCRKGIAV
- a CDS encoding LysR family transcriptional regulator — encoded protein: MDFKQLRYFVAVYEEGHVGRAAERLSISQPALSQQIRQLEQNLDVSLFERSSKRLLPTLAAHTLYNHALPLIDGLQQAVEALRNFKGQAMRTLAIGVLQTVHTSLVPQMLERVRKAQPHLVVQIYELTGLEIERRLLNGSLDIGISYLPPRQPGLHGVLLYEDELKVVIPEDHPLREFKKVSLKQAAELPMLLLGEEFQVRQIWQGQLSNLGRRPQVQAELNTMVGILDSLPHTKLATVLPGRSQDEHNSQLLLWKPLSEPRVPLKVGLVCRDVQRQQATVALLRTLLEDVMNAPQAPA
- a CDS encoding acyl-CoA dehydrogenase C-terminal domain-containing protein, translating into MADYKAPLRDMRFVLNEVFEVATTWAQLPALADTVDAETVEAILEEAGKVTAKSIAPLSRGGDEQGCRWDNTAVFTPDGFPQAYKTYAEGGWVGVGGDPMFGGMGMPKAVSAQVEEMINSSSLAFGLYPMLTSGACVSINTHASEELKAAYLPKMYSGEWAGSMCLTEAHAGTDLGIIRTKAEPQADGSYKVSGTKIFITGGEHDLTDNIIHLVLAKLPDAPAGPKGISLFLVPKFMVNADGSLGARNTVSCGSIEHKMGIQASATCVMNFDEAVGYLVGEPNRGLAAMFTMMNYERLGVGIQGLASGERSYQNAIEYARDRVQSRAPTGAQHKDKVADPIIVHPDVRRMLLTMKAANEGGRAFSTYVATQLDIAKFSDDAAARERADNLVALLTPVAKAFLSDLGLETTVLGQQVFGGHGYIREWGQEQLVRDVRITQIYEGTNGIQALDLMGRKIVGSGGAFYTLFADEIRAFIASAGTELGEFTKPLSAAVDNLDELTAWVLDRAKTNPNEIGAASVEYLHAFGYMAYAYMWARMAKAALGKESEEDFYASKLGTARFYFARLLPRIHSLSASVKSGSESLFLLDEALF